A genomic window from Silene latifolia isolate original U9 population chromosome 11, ASM4854445v1, whole genome shotgun sequence includes:
- the LOC141613789 gene encoding uncharacterized protein LOC141613789: protein MMHNLFTPRSMIYAFNEGSDIVNLWRKLELINLNCPGPWALVGDFNTVLCPDERVGGTTKQADMDDFIGCMGIFSMTDIPSTGALYTWNNKQDPTTRIYSRLDRFLVNQAWLDIFPDMVAHFYPEGLFDHCHYIISNVKIGNFKNASFKYFNMWGQAPGFIDRVKGEWCKQYDGYKMFSVVKRLKGLKHGLKNLNSECYSDIENKTTIATKNLAQLQQDIVMDISNAGLINQELTAIAELKTLTKARDSFL from the coding sequence ATGATGCACAATTTATTCACACCAAGATCTATGATATATGCCTTCAATGAGGGTAGTGACATAGTTAATCTTTGGCGTAAGTTGGAACTTATCAATCTCAACTGTCCTGGGCCATGGGCTCTTGTTGGGGACTTCAATACTGTTCTGTGTCCTGATGAAAGGGTGGGAGGTACTACCAAGCAGGCTGATATGGATGACTTTATAGGATGTATGGGGATCTTTAGCATGACTGATATTCCTTCCACTGGTGCTCTGTATACCTGGAATAATAAACAAGACCCAACCACTAGGATTTACAGTAGATTGGATAGGTTTCTGGTTAATCAAGCTTGGCTAGATATCTTTCCTGATATGGTGGCTCACTTCTATCCTGAAGGTCTTTTTGATCATTGTCATTACATTATTAGTAATGTTAAGATTGGTAATTTCAAAAATGCCAGTTTtaaatatttcaatatgtgggggCAGGCACCTGGATTCATTGATAGAGTGAAGGGAGAATGGTGTAAGCAGTATGATGGCTACAAGATGTTCAGTGTAGTGAAGAGGTTGAAAGGTCTGAAACATGGGCTCAAGAATTTAAATTCAGAGTGCTATTCTGATATAGAAAACAAAACAACTATAGCAACAAAGAATTTAGCTCAGCTTCAGCAAGATATTGTCATGGATATATCAAATGCTGGTCTCATTAACCAAGAATTGACTGCTATTGCTGAGTTGAAAACTTTAACCAAGGCAAGAGATAGTTTCCTTTAG